The following are encoded in a window of Sminthopsis crassicaudata isolate SCR6 chromosome 3, ASM4859323v1, whole genome shotgun sequence genomic DNA:
- the MFSD2A gene encoding sodium-dependent lysophosphatidylcholine symporter 1: protein MAKGEGAESGSAAGLLPPGILRGAESGRTQKGGKKQLTICSKLCYAVGGAPYQITGCALGFFLQIYLLDVAQVDPFSASIILFVGRAWDAITDPLVGFCISKSSWSRLGRLMPWIIFSTPLAVIAYFLIWFVPDFSRNQALWYLVFYCLFETLVTCFHVPYSALTMFISTEQSERDSATAYRMTVEVLGTVLGTAIQGQIVGKVDTPCIQDPDILVEEVNQTHATSSLNDTKNAYMLAAGVIASIYVLCAVILSLGVQEHREPCEKKEQPPSFFRGLRLVMNHGPYIKLIAGFLFTSLAFMLVEGNFALFCTYTLGFRNEFQNLLLAIMLSATLTIPIWQWFLTRFGKKMAVYVGISSAVPFLILVALMESNLIVTYVVAVAAGVSVAAAFLLPWSMLPDVIDDFHLKQPNARGHEPIFFSFYVFFTKFASGVSLGISTLSLDFAGYLTRGCSQPEAVKFTLKILVTVVPIGLILLGLFLFKLYPIDEEKRRENKKALQVIREEAGSSGCSDTDSTELASIL, encoded by the exons ATGGCCAAAGGCGAGGGCGCAGAGAGCGGCTCGGCCGCCGGGCTGCTCCCCCCGGGCATCCTCCGGGGCGCGGAGAGCGGTCGGACTCAG AAAGGTGGGAAGAAACAACTGACCATCTGCAGTAAGCTTTGCTATGCTGTGGGAGGTGCTCCCTATCAGATCACTGGCTGTGCCCTGGGCTTCTTTCTTCAGATCTACCTGCTGGATGTGGCTCAG GTGGACCCCTTCTCTGCTTCCATCATTCTGTTTGTGGGCCGTGCCTGGGACGCCATCACTGACCCCTTGGTAGGATTTTGCATCAGCAAATCTTCCTGGAGCCGTCTGGGACGTCTGATGCCCTG GATAATCTTTTCCACTCCACTGGCTGTGATCGCCTATTTTCTCATCTGGTTCGTTCCTGACTTCTCCAGGAACCAGGCTTTGTGGTACCTGGTCTTCTATTGCCTCTTTGAGACATTGGTGACA TGTTTCCATGTTCCCTACTCAGCCCTTACCATGTTTATCAGCACGGAACAGAGCGAACGTGATTCAGCCACAGCTTACA GGATGACTGTAGAAGTGCTGGGCACAGTGCTGGGCACTGCCATTCAGGGGCAAATTGTGGGCAAAGTAGACACTCCCTGTATTCAAGATCCTGACATACTTGTGGAGGAGGTGAATCAGACACATGCTACCAGCTCGCTGAATGATACG AAGAATGCCTACATGCTGGCTGCCGGAGTCATCGCTTCCATCTACGTTCTCTGTGCCGTCATCTTGTCTCTGGGTGTGCAGGAGCACAGAG AGCCCTGTGAGAAGAAGGAGCAGCCCCCTTCTTTTTTCCGAGGACTCCGACTGGTCATGAACCATGGCCCTTATATCAAACTCATTGCAGGCTTCTTGTTCACCTCTCTGGCTTTCATG CTGGTCGAAGGAAACTTTGCTTTGTTCTGCACCTACACCCTGGGCTTCCGGAATGAGTTTCAGAATCTGCTCCTGGCCATCATG CTCTCAGCCACTCTCACCATCCCCATCTGGCAGTGGTTCCTAACTCGGTTTGGCAAGAAGATGGCCGTGTACGTTGGGATCTCG TCAGCCGTCCCCTTCCTCATCTTGGTTGCCCTGATGGAGAGTAACCTGATTGTCACCTACGTGGTGGCCGTGGCTGCTGGGGTCAGCGTGGCCGCTGCCTTCCTCCTGCCTTG GTCTATGCTGCCCGACGTGATTGATGACTTCCATCTAAAGCAGCCCAACGCCAGGGGACATgaacccattttcttttccttctatgtcTTCTTCACCAAATTTGCCTCCGGTGTCTCCCTGGGCATCTCTACTCTCAGCCTCGA CTTTGCAGGTTATTTAACAAGGGGCTGCTCCCAGCCTGAAGCGGTCAAGTTCACTCTGAAGATTCTGGTGACTGTTGTCCCCATCGGCCTCATCCTTTTGGGTCTGTTTCTCTTCAAGCTGTATCCTATTGATGAGGAAAAACGTCGGGAAAACAAGAAAGCCCTGCAGGTGATCAG GGAAGAAGCAGGAAGCTCGGGCTGCTCTGACACGGACTCTACAGAACTGGCCAGCATCCTCTAG